In one Poecilia reticulata strain Guanapo linkage group LG8, Guppy_female_1.0+MT, whole genome shotgun sequence genomic region, the following are encoded:
- the LOC103468438 gene encoding GTPase IMAP family member 4 isoform X1, with translation MKILPFCFLHPGGRLSYSKKTGNLSFFLHHPLRNTNHSQGFASHFPDRMSSENAASHEGSQPSLESKTEPLRIVLLGRTGTGRSSAGNTILGRPAFWVELSPSSVTTRCRRQTGTAGGRSVSVIDTPGFFHTHLSPQEVMAEVGQSVSLYSPGPHVFLVTLQLGRYTQEERETLEWIKVMFGAEISRFAMVLFTWGDQLRGKSVESFLDESPELSGFVSSCHGGYHVFDNSRQEGTSECPEQALTLLKKIDEIVSNNRGSCYSNVTFKEAESTIREAWERILEERGSKLQASLKETEGKENVKDLERERREEEEAKKRAERLFWCELLTALGRXAAEGAGIMGKDKSKPVKKAKVVEKAMGLAASPLSIRSAAKVLEGAVKEGSKVLQKHKKTLLH, from the exons ATGaaaattttacctttttgttttttgcatccAGGAGGACGTCTGAGTTACAGCAAGAAAACAGGCAACCTGTCGTTTTTCCTTCACCATCCGCTCAGGAATACTAATCACAGTCAAGGTTTTGCATCGCATTTTCCTGACAGGATGTCATCTGAAAATGCTGCGTCACACGAAG GCAGCCAGCCATCTCTCGAATCAAAAACTGAACCCTTGAGGATTGTACTGCTGGGCAGGACTGGGACGGGCAGAAGCTCCGCAGGAAACACCATCCTGGGTAGACCGGCCTTCTGGGTTGAGCTATCCCCCTCTTCTGTCACCACAAGGTGCAGGAGACAGACTGGGACAGCAGGTGGTCGAAGTGTCTCGGTAATCGACACCCCAGGGTTCTTCCATACACACCTGTCCCCGCAGGAAGTCATGGCCGAGGTGGGCCAGAGCGTTAGCTTGTACTCCCCAGGACCCCACGTGTTTTTGGTGACCCTGCAGCTAGGGAGGTACACccaggaggagagagagaccTTGGAGTGGATCAAGGTGATGTTTGGGGCTGAGATATCCAGATTCGCCATGGTCCTGTTCACCTGGGGGGACCAGCTCCGAGGCAAATCGGTCGAGTCCTTCCTGGACGAGAGTCCGGAGCTGTCCGGGTTCGTCAGCAGCTGCCATGGGGGGTATCACGTCTTTGACAACAGCAGGCAAGAAGGGACGTCGGAGTGCCCTGAGCAAGCCTTAACCCTTCTTAAAAAGATTGACGAGATTGTTTCAAACAACCGAGGCAGCTGCTACAGCAACGTGACTTTCAAGGAGGCTGAGAGTACAATCAGGGAGGCGTGGGAGAGGATACTGGAGGAGAGAGGATCCAAACTTCAGGCGTCTCTTAAGGAGACCGAAGGAAAGGAGAACGTAAAAGActtggagagagagaggagagaggaagaggaggccaAGAAGAGAGCCGAGAGGCTGTTCTGGTGCGAGCTGCTGACTGCACTGGGCAGAGRGGCTGCAGAGGGGGCAGGCATCATGGGAAAGGACAAGAGCAAACCAGTGAAGAAGGCGAAGGTGGTGGAGAAGGCGATGGGTCTGGCGGCGTCGCCGCTCTCCATCAGATCCGCTGCGAAAGTGCTGGAAGGAGCGGTGAAAGAAGGCAGCAAGgtactgcagaaacacaaaaaaaccctgctGCACTGA
- the LOC103468438 gene encoding GTPase IMAP family member 4 isoform X2, with the protein MSSENAASHEGSQPSLESKTEPLRIVLLGRTGTGRSSAGNTILGRPAFWVELSPSSVTTRCRRQTGTAGGRSVSVIDTPGFFHTHLSPQEVMAEVGQSVSLYSPGPHVFLVTLQLGRYTQEERETLEWIKVMFGAEISRFAMVLFTWGDQLRGKSVESFLDESPELSGFVSSCHGGYHVFDNSRQEGTSECPEQALTLLKKIDEIVSNNRGSCYSNVTFKEAESTIREAWERILEERGSKLQASLKETEGKENVKDLERERREEEEAKKRAERLFWCELLTALGRXAAEGAGIMGKDKSKPVKKAKVVEKAMGLAASPLSIRSAAKVLEGAVKEGSKVLQKHKKTLLH; encoded by the exons ATGTCATCTGAAAATGCTGCGTCACACGAAG GCAGCCAGCCATCTCTCGAATCAAAAACTGAACCCTTGAGGATTGTACTGCTGGGCAGGACTGGGACGGGCAGAAGCTCCGCAGGAAACACCATCCTGGGTAGACCGGCCTTCTGGGTTGAGCTATCCCCCTCTTCTGTCACCACAAGGTGCAGGAGACAGACTGGGACAGCAGGTGGTCGAAGTGTCTCGGTAATCGACACCCCAGGGTTCTTCCATACACACCTGTCCCCGCAGGAAGTCATGGCCGAGGTGGGCCAGAGCGTTAGCTTGTACTCCCCAGGACCCCACGTGTTTTTGGTGACCCTGCAGCTAGGGAGGTACACccaggaggagagagagaccTTGGAGTGGATCAAGGTGATGTTTGGGGCTGAGATATCCAGATTCGCCATGGTCCTGTTCACCTGGGGGGACCAGCTCCGAGGCAAATCGGTCGAGTCCTTCCTGGACGAGAGTCCGGAGCTGTCCGGGTTCGTCAGCAGCTGCCATGGGGGGTATCACGTCTTTGACAACAGCAGGCAAGAAGGGACGTCGGAGTGCCCTGAGCAAGCCTTAACCCTTCTTAAAAAGATTGACGAGATTGTTTCAAACAACCGAGGCAGCTGCTACAGCAACGTGACTTTCAAGGAGGCTGAGAGTACAATCAGGGAGGCGTGGGAGAGGATACTGGAGGAGAGAGGATCCAAACTTCAGGCGTCTCTTAAGGAGACCGAAGGAAAGGAGAACGTAAAAGActtggagagagagaggagagaggaagaggaggccaAGAAGAGAGCCGAGAGGCTGTTCTGGTGCGAGCTGCTGACTGCACTGGGCAGAGRGGCTGCAGAGGGGGCAGGCATCATGGGAAAGGACAAGAGCAAACCAGTGAAGAAGGCGAAGGTGGTGGAGAAGGCGATGGGTCTGGCGGCGTCGCCGCTCTCCATCAGATCCGCTGCGAAAGTGCTGGAAGGAGCGGTGAAAGAAGGCAGCAAGgtactgcagaaacacaaaaaaaccctgctGCACTGA